The following proteins are co-located in the Neodiprion virginianus isolate iyNeoVirg1 chromosome 6, iyNeoVirg1.1, whole genome shotgun sequence genome:
- the LOC124307023 gene encoding chymotrypsin-2-like — MYRSLVLLLAVAASAYGGSVGERIVGGTDAPDGAYPYQVSLQTLLSGHFCGGSIINARWILTAAHCVMSYQLWPGMVRVRVGTNDRRSGGSIYIARRVLINPDYSASDFRSDVALIRLTSSITFTEKVQPIALPTEDFTKVNYPAVLTGWGSIAFPSGSSPRRLQHITLNIIDQEACLARDWRTSESNICTLTVAGEGACHGDSGGPLVADGVQVGIVSWGTPCAVGEPDVFARVWSFIDWINENVN, encoded by the exons ATGTACCGTTCCCTAGTCCTGCTCTTGGCTGTGGCCGCTTCCGCTTACG GCGGTAGTGTTGGCGAGCGTATCGTCGGCGGAACAGACGCCCCCGACGGAGCTTATCCTTACCAAGTCTCTCTGCAGACTCTCCTCAGTGGACACTTCTGCGGAGGTTCAATAATCAACGCACGATGGATCCTCACCGCCGCCCACTGCGTTATGAG TTACCAGCTATGGCCGGGCATGGTTCGAGTCCGCGTTGGCACCAACGACCGCCGCTCCGGTGGTTCCATCTACATCGCAAGAAGAGTTCTGATCAACCCTGACTATTCCGCATCAGATTTCCGCAGCGACGTTGCCTTGATCCGACTCACCAGTAGCATCACTTTTACCGAAAAAGTCCAGCCAATCGCTTTGCCCACAGAAGATTTCACCAAGGTCAACTATCCCGCAGTGCTGACCGGCTGGGGAAGCATCGCC TTTCCAAGCGGCAGCAGTCCCAGACGCCTCCAGCACATCACCCTGAACATAATCGACCAGGAAGCGTGTTTGGCCAGAGACTGGAGAACCTCGGAAAGCAACATCTGCACGCTTACGGTAGCCGGAGAGGGCGCCTGTCAC GGGGATTCGGGCGGTCCGCTAGTCGCCGACGGAGTCCAGGTCGGAATCGTTTCATGGGGAACACCATGCGCGGTTGGTGAACCGGACGTATTTGCCCGCGTCTGGAGCTTCATTGACTGGATAAACGAAAACGTGAACTGA
- the LOC124307024 gene encoding chymotrypsin-1-like — translation MYRFAVLVLALVASAYGASIADRIVGGTNAADGAYPYQVSLRISNSHFCGGSIINHRWILTAAHCVTSYQSNPSRIQVVVGTNKLNEGGDVYQASRAIPHPSYISLLIRNDVALIEVTEDIVYGSKVQPIPLPEEDFTKADYPATLTGWGSTSFPSTGAPNDLQEISLNIISQEACLARSILTSSSNICTFTVAGEGACHGDSGGPLVADGIQVGIVSWGTPCAVGDPDVFARVWSFIDWINGYVN, via the exons ATGTACCGTTTCGCAGTTTTGGTCTTGGCCCTTGTCGCCTCCGCTTACG GTGCAAGTATCGCCGACCGTATCGTCGGCGGCACAAACGCCGCAGACGGAGCGTATCCTTACCAAGTTTCGCTGAGGATAAGCAACAGCCACTTCTGTGGTGGTTCCATCATCAACCATCGATGGATCCTGACCGCCGCTCACTGCGTAACTTC GTACCAATCGAACCCGTCGAGGATCCAAGTTGTCGTCGGAACCAACAAGCTGAACGAAGGTGGCGACGTCTACCAAGCCAGCAGAGCGATACCCCATCCAAGCTACATCTCCCTCTTGATCCGTAACGACGTAGCGCTGATCGAGGTCACGGAAGACATCGTCTACGGAAGTAAAGTCCAGCCGATTCCGTTGCCCGAGGAAGACTTCACGAAGGCCGATTACCCAGCAACGCTTACCGGCTGGGGAAGCACCAGT TTCCCAAGCACCGGGGCTCCGAATGACCTTCAAGAAATCTCCCTGAACATCATCAGCCAGGAAGCCTGCTTGGCCAGAAGCATCCTCACCTCCAGCAGTAACATCTGTACCTTCACCGTCGCCGGGGAAGGTGCCTGCCAC GGTGACTCCGGAGGCCCTCTGGTCGCCGATGGAATTCAAGTCGGTATCGTATCCTGGGGAACTCCCTGCGCCGTTGGCGATCCCGACGTCTTTGCTCGCGTCTGGAGCTTCATTGACTGGATAAACGGATACGTGAACTGA
- the LOC124307025 gene encoding chymotrypsin-2-like, with protein sequence MFRFVVLVLALAASAHGAGLTDRIIAGLPADEGEYPYTVSLRSYNRHFCGGSIVSNRWIMTAAHCLSGIQPSQITVVAGTNRLDSGGEFYQAIRTVINPNWNSVLTRNDIALIEVSQDIVFGDKVQPIALPTEDFNEVGYWAELSGWGSVRLIPPVAKNELQYAFLPIMDQAECLSRSIKITNSNICTSTRTGQGACYGDSGNPLVAEGVQIGIVSWGSPLCAIGQPDVHTRVWSFVDWINETIN encoded by the exons ATGTTTCGTTTCGTCGTTTTGGTATTGGCCCTCGCAGCCTCCGCACACG GCGCCGGTCTGACCGATCGTATCATCGCCGGACTTCCAGCGGATGAAGGAGAATATCCTTACACCGTTTCGCTCAGAAGTTACAACAGACACTTCTGCGGAGGTTCGATCGTCAGCAATCGGTGGATAATGACCGCTGCCCACTGCTTATCCGG GATCCAGCCGTCCCAGATCACCGTGGTCGCTGGTACGAACAGACTTGACTCTGGCGGTGAATTCTACCAGGCCATTAGAACCGTAATCAATCCCAACTGGAACTCTGTACTCACCCGTAACGATATCGCATTAATCGAAGTCAGCCAAGACATAGTTTTCGGAGATAAAGTTCAGCCGATCGCTCTGCCCACCGAAGATTTCAACGAGGTCGGTTACTGGGCCGAGTTGAGCGGATGGGGAAGCGTTAGA CTGATTCCGCCAGTAGCGAAGAACGAGCTCCAATACGCTTTCCTGCCAATCATGGACCAGGCAGAGTGTTTGAGTAGAAGCATCAAGATAACGAATTCCAACATCTGCACGTCCACACGGACTGGACAAGGCGCTTGCTAC GGAGACTCCGGCAACCCTCTCGTCGCCGAAGGCGTTCAAATCGGCATCGTTTCCTGGGGAAGTCCTCTTTGCGCCATTGGTCAACCTGACGTCCATACTCGCGTCTGGAGCTTCGTGGACTGGATCAACGAAACCATAAACTAA
- the LOC124307022 gene encoding chymotrypsin-2-like codes for MHRFVLIILALAASSAYGGSIGGRIVGGSNAVDGAYPYQVSLRNVRTGQHFCGGSIINRKWILTAAHCVTTYQYIPVLMSAVVGTNTLDQGGLSYLARSVIVHPEYNALLIRNDIALVELGLSLIYTAKIRPILLPTEDFTKANYPAVLTGWGTDGYPGTVPNELQQIVLNVIDQRWCLSRSFRTTDANICTLTDVGEGACHGDSGGPLVADGVQIGVVSWGTPCALGEPDVFTRVWSFIDWITENISE; via the exons ATGCACCGCTTCGTTCTTATAATCTTGGCCCTCGCAGCCTCGTCGGCTTACG GCGGCAGTATCGGAGGCCGCATCGTGGGCGGATCAAACGCGGTGGACGGTGCCTATCCCTACCAAGTATCTCTGAGGAATGTTAGAACCGGACAACACTTCTGCGGCGGTTCAATCATCAACCGAAAATGGATCTTGACCGCCGCTCACTGCGTCACGAC CTACCAGTACATCCCAGTGCTGATGTCAGCTGTGGTTGgaacgaacacccttgaccAGGGCGGCCTCTCGTACCTAGCCAGAAGCGTGATCGTCCACCCGGAATACAATGCGCTCCTGATCCGCAACGACATCGCGCTGGTCGAACTAGGTCTCAGTCTCATCTACACGGCGAAAATTCGTCCGATTTTACTGCCCACGGAGGACTTCACCAAGGCCAACTACCCCGCGGTACTGACCGGATGGGGAACCGACGGA TACCCTGGGACCGTTCCCAACGAACTTCAGCAGATCGTTCTGAACGTTATCGACCAGCGTTGGTGTTTGTCCAGAAGCTTCAGAACCACGGATGCGAATATCTGCACGCTCACCGACGTTGGAGAAGGAGCTTGCCAC GGTGACTCTGGTGGTCCCCTCGTAGCTGATGGTGTACAAATCGGAGTTGTCTCATGGGGAACACCCTGCGCCCTCGGTGAACCTGACGTCTTCACTCGCGTCTGGAGTTTCATTGATTGGATCACTGAAAATATCAGCGAATAA